The Spirochaetaceae bacterium DNA window TCCCTGAGCGACCCGCAAGCTGGCGGTGCAGCGCGGCGAGGATGAGCAGCGCGCCCGCGATGGAGACTGCCTCCAGGGATTTTCAGGCCTCATCAGCATGGGATCGCCCTGAAAGTGACCGGTCACTTTGCCGGGGCCGGCCGGCCTGGCCGGCCTTTGCCGCGCCTTGAACCTATGTAGATTATCAGGTACTCTTGTACAGCATCTTGGCCGCTCGGAGGACTCGGATGGCGCATGACGCAACCTTGCACGTGAAGATTGATCCTGCCACCAACGACCAGCTTGCGCGCCTCGCGGCAGCGCGCAAGACCAGCAAGGGGCAACTCGTGCGCGACGCTATCTTTGCATGCTACCAGGTACCCGTGGACGACTTGCCCATCCGGCAGCGTCACGCGCTGGCGGCGTTCGCGGGAGGCTTCATCAGCATCGGGAAGCTGGCGGAATCGTTCGGCATGCACGTCCTCGATCTCCGGCGCTGGCTCTCCGAGCACGGCATTGACCAGTACACTGCGATGTCGGCTGACGATCATCTGAGTGCCTGATCGGCCGTGGAGGCGATTCTTCTTCGATACCGTAACGCTGGGCAACTTTGCCCTCGCCGGATGCTTCGGCCTGCTCGTGGACCGCTACGGCAAGTCGCTGTCCGTAACCGAGCAGGTGCTCGTGGAGCTCGCTGCCGGCCGCGCCGGGGGATATGCCGGACTGGAGGCAGTGGAAGCGGCACTCTCGGCCGGTGCGATCAGCCAAGCTGGGCCGATGGACACGGCCGAGCGAGAGTCGTTCGCTGAACTTCTGCGCACCTTCGGCGCCGGTGAAGCGTCGTGCATCGCGTTCGCTCTGCAGCGGGGCCGGGTCGTGGTGAGCGACGACCGTACGGCGCGCCGCCGCTGCGCCAGCCACGGAATCCTCGTCACCGGCACCATCGGCATCCTCCAGGCGCTGGCAGCCAATCGCATCGTTTCCGCCGCGGAGGCTGACGCGCTGCTCGCCCGGATGGTGGAGGTCGGTTTCTATTCGCCCATCCGCAGAGTCAGCGACCTGGTCTGACGCCGGGCGGCCGGCTGGCGGTCCTCCGCCGGTCACGCTAGCGTGCCGCACTACGGGCACACGGATACGAACGTGTAGGCCCATCTGGCAGCGTGGCGGGATGTGTTGCCGTGGCGTGTGTTGGGTGACGCTGGAGCCTTGCCCGTGCTTTGTTCCCTCGGTATGTTCCTGCATAGTGAGGTAACAGGGTGAAAGCAGTCAGCATCCGCGAGCTAAAGAACAACCCGTCAGCGGCACTTCGGGAGGCGCGTGAACACCCGGTTATGGTACTCAACCGACATCGACCGGAGGCGTTGCTGGTGCATCTGGATGATGACTCGTTGCTCGCGGAGCCGGGCATCCGGCTCGCCCTCGCGGTGGCGCTGTTTCGCGAGCGCAGCCTGTCGCTGGGTCAGGCTGCGCGGTTCTCCCGCATCGGGATTGCCAAGTTCATCCAACGGGTGTCCCACCTTGGCATTCCGATCGTCGACGGCACGCCCGCCACGGTGCGTGAAGACACCCAGGCAGTCGAGGCATGGCGGAGCGGCTCGTCGCGGCCGACGCAAGTCCACTGATCGGGCTGGCCGCCGCGGGGGAATTCGATCTGCTTCGCAGGCTGTTCGGCCAGTTGACGATCACCAACACGGTGCGCGACGAGGTGCTGGCCGGCGCGGACCTGCCGGGGGCGGCAGAGTTGGCCGCAGCCATCCGCGATGGATGGATCCAGGTCGAGCACACGCCCGCGGCGAAGGCTGCCTTCGCTGATCTGGATCTTCTCCTCCCAGCTCCGGTTCTCCCGCCGGTCGATCACCACCAGGTGACCGGCCTCGGCCGCGCAGCGGTCCACGTAGCGCGCCGTCTGCTCCACGCCCTCGTCCACCACGCTTTCCAGCCCGTCGTGCTCGCGCACCACCTTGCACTCCACCACGAACTCCTGCACCCGGTCGGCCAGCGGCCACACGATCAGCAGGTCCACCCGGCCACTCCCCAGCGCGTACTCCGGCTCGATGCGGCCGCCGCCGTTCACCACCCGCTGCAGGTGCGCCTGCAACAGCAACTGCGGCTACGCTTCCTCGTACGCGAAGCGGTTCCGCCAGTGCTCGCAGTGGCGGCGGACGTCTTGCCGGTCTGCCGCGGCGCGTGCAGCACGAAGTACTGCTCGTCTCGCACCAGCCCAAGGACCTCGTCCAGGTCGATGCGCTCAAGCGGCGGGATGCAATAGTGCTTGGCGGGTTTGACCGGACCGGCAGTGTTGAACGAACGCATGGTTGCGACCCTCGTTGACGACGCCTGGGGGTTGGCCCGGCGCCTTTTCATGGAGTGTATCATGCTTACGCTGGCAGGCATGCCCCGCGATCCTGCGAGCTCCAGAGAGGGACCAGCCTGTGCTTCGATGGCCGGTAGGTTATACTGGGTGGGCGTGAGCGGGTCGACATCACATCAACGCAAGGCGCGACCGCCGTGTGCGGGCTCGGCATGACCGAGATGGGGCGGGTCTATCGTAGCGCGGAGGACTTCGCGGTCGAGGCGGTTTACCTGGCGCTGGAGGATGCCGGGCTCGACAAGTCGCAGCTCGATGGCTTGCTCATCAACGCGGGAGTGACGCAGGGAATCGACGTGTCGTTGCAGCGGGCGCTCGGGCTGCGGGAGCTCGACCTGCTGACCTTCATGCAGGGCTACGGATCGAGCGCCGGTCAGATGGTCCAGTACGCGGCGATGGCGGTGCACGCCGGACTGGCGAATGTCGTCTGCTGCGTGTTCGCCGACGATCCGTTGAAGGAAGGGCGGCGCGCCGGGGCTGCGTATGCGGGCGGGCGGCCGATGTCGGCACTCGACAGCTTGCGGCAGATGTACGGCTGGGCCGGCCCGATTCCCGCCTATGCGTCGGGCGCTCGCCGCCATATGGACCTGTACGGCACCACGCAGGATCAACTCGGGCAGGTCGCCATCGCGCAACGCAAGTGGGCGGCGTTCAACGAACGTGCAACCAAGCGCGAGCCGTTGGATCTGGACGGCTACCACGCATCGCCGTGGGTGGTCGAACCCTTTCACGTGCTGGATTGCTGCCTAATCTCCAACGGCGGCGTAGCGGTAATCGTGACGTCCGCTGAGCGGGCCCGGGATGGCGCCCAGCCACCGGTCTACATCCGTGGGTTCGCACAAGCTCACCACCACGACGTGGGTTGGGCGGGCTTCGATCCGCTGACCGAGTCGCCGGCCAAGCGGTCGGGCCCGAAGGCGCTGGCGATGGCCGGCGCGCAGCTCGCCGACGTGAGCCAGTGCCAGCTCTATGACTGCTACACCTACACGGTCATTACCACCCTCGAAGACTACGGCTTCTGTGCCAAGGGCGAAGGCGGCCCGTTCGCCGCGTCGGGGGCCATCGGGCGCGGCGGTTCACTGCCGACCAACACCGGCGGGGGGCAGCTTTCCTCCTACTACATGTGGGGGATGACGCCGATCTCGGAGGCGATCATTCAAGGCCGCGGACAGGGTGGCCAGCGGCAAGCGGCCAACCAGCTCATTCTGGTGAGCGGCAACGGCGGCACGCTGCAGCATCACTCGACGTTGCTGCTGTCGCCGGAGGCGAAGGCATGACCGAATCAGCCTGGTTGCCGGTGGCGGCCGCGGAGACGGCGGCTGTGTCGACGCCGGGCGCATCGGCGGCGGCGGTAGGGGCGGCACCGTTTTTCGCTGCTGCGCGCGAGGGCAAACTCCGGCTCCAGCGCTGCCGCGCATGCGGCACGTGGGCGTTGCCGTTGCGTACGCGCTGCCAGGCGTGCGGCTCAAGCGCCATGCAGTGGCGTGACGCCTCCGGCCGTGGCACGATCTTCAGCTACGCCGTGCTGCACCGACCGTACCACCCCCGACACCAGGGACGGCTGCCGCTGGTCTTGGCGCAGATCGATCTGGCGGAAGGCGTTCGCAGTCCAACATCGTGGACCTCGACGCCGACGCCGATCAGATCGAGGTCGGTTGCGAGGTCGAGGTGGCGTTCGAGACGCTCGCCGACGGAAGTGGCACGGTGCCGGTATTCAAGCTCGTCTAGCGCCGTCGGCGAAGAACAGCGCGTCGCCTGCCTCGACCGTGTACTGCGCCACGGACGTGGTTTGGGTTACCAACCTGGCCGAACAATACATGATCGCGAACCCGAACACGACGATCAACATCGAACGGCAAACCGGGTCGTGGGGAGACTATGGCACCAAGATCAGGTTGGTGCTCAGGTCAGGCAAGGATGTGCCCGACATCATTCAGATCCACGACATCGACAATTCGACGTTGGCGTCGGCGGGCTTTTTCAATGAGGCGCCAGAACCCATCGCAAAGATAATGGACGAGAACTCGCTGCACCCGACGTTTCGAAAGATGGCTCACCAGGATGGCGACCTGGACAAACCGGTGATGATCATCAACCTGTTTACACACTGGCAGCAACTCTACTACAACTCGGACTACCTGCAGGAAGCCGGCCTGCCGATGCGCGGTGCAGAGACTTGGGACGAGCTTCGGGAATACGCCAGGAAACTGGTCAAGACCGATGCATCCGGCAATATCACCAGGGCTGGGTTCACGTTCCGAATCCAGGACCCCGCCTGGGCCTTCGGTGCGTGGATGCATAGTGCGGGCGGGACGTGGTTGAACGACGACAACTCGGCGGCCGATGTTATGACTCCGGACGGCAGACAGGCGTGGGGCAACGCGCTGCAGTTTATCTATGACGTCACCTGGACCGACAAGGCCGGAGATTTCCGAATGGGTGAGCCGAGAGAGGCCTTCCACCAGGGCCTGAACGCCATTTCCGCCGAAGGCATCTACGACATCGCCCGGATATCGAATAATGCACCGGATCTGAACTGGATCATCGACAATATCCCAACCGGCGAGTATTCTTCGACCATCCTCGCGGTCCGGCCCGTGTCCGTGTACAAGGACTCCGAGAATCCGGATGAGGCATGGCGCTTCCTTGGCTATATTATCCAGGATGAGAACATTTCCGAGCTGTTCGACATCGGCAGCTTTTCGCTTCTGCCGCCTTACATGAGCGCCTCCATGCTGCCCAAGTTCCAATCGGAAGAGCCGTGGAAGATCGCGACCCAACAGAAAAATCTGAGGTCCAGGATGCAAGGCACCGGAGCGACCGACTACTACACGCAGGTGGGCCGAGAGATCGAGGCCTTTCTGAGCAAGACGAAGTCGCTGGATGACGCTCTCGACGGGATGGTAGCGGCGTACGAAGAAATCACCGAGACCCGATACATTTCAGAGATCAAGGTTCCGTTCGACGATTAGTTTCGACGTGGGCCTCCCGCAAGCTCTGTGGGAAGTCCACGTTTGTCCTATTGGAGTTCCTGCCTGACGGAGGACAGACATGATTGCAGCGAGCGCTACCAACAGGCTCCGCGGCGTATTCAGAAAGCACCACGAGGAAGTAAGCGCTTACCTGTTCCTGGTTCCAATCTTTGCCTTCTTCCTCGCCATCCACTACTATCCCGTGTTTTTTGCTCTGTTCGTAAGCTTCAACGCCTATGACCTGTTGACAGGAGCGTTCACGTTCGTCGGGCTTGACAACTACTTCGAGATTTTCACCGACCCGATCCACTGGCGCGCCATGGTTAATACGTTCGTCTACGTAGTCGGAGTTGTCACGGGCGGCACCCTTATCGGGCTTGTGGTAGCCCTTTTTCTCGATCGAATGACCCGCGGTTCTGTCCTATATCGGACGATATTCTTTATGCCAATGGTGGTCTCATTGGTTGCTATTTCACAACTGTGGATGTGGATCTACAATCGCGATATCGGCATCTTGAACTTTGTTTTCGAGAGGCTGGGCGCTACCACAAAGATCGGTTGGCTCACCGATCCCAAGTATGCACTTGGATCCATCATTGTGATGACCATCTGGCGGGCGATGGGTTTTTCCATGGTCATCTTCCTGGCCGGGTTGAAAGCCATACCCGAGAACTTCTACGAAGCCGCGCGGGTCGACGGGGCCTCCGGTTTCCAGGTAACCAGGTCGATAACCATACCGCTGCTGGTGCCGATTCTATTGCTCGCCGTTGTTGTCAACACAATGGGTTCGTTCAAGGTGTTCACTCAGATGTTCGTGATGAGCAGCGGGGTCATCCACAAAGGCGGGCCGATGAACAGTACGCTGACCATCGTACTCCAGATATACCAGCTTTCCTTCTTGGATTTCCGTCTCGGTGTGGGACAGGCGTTTGCTTTCATACTTGCCGCAATCGTGCTGCTGCTGACGTATTTCCAACGGAAGTTTTTTTACCGATTCGACTACAGCTACTAGCGGTCTGAGGCGCAGGTGATGATTGCTGTTAGCGGCTACCAGACCAAGACAAGAATCTATCGTTCGATTGTGTACGCCGTCCTGTCAATAGCGGGTATCTTCTATATCGCGCCATTCTACTGGATGGTATCGACCTCGTTCAAGCCGATGTCGGAGATCTTCGAGTGGCCGCCGACCCTGTACCCGCAGAATTTCACTATCGAGAACTACTTCCGGGTGTTCGAGGTCGTGCCAATGGCCTTGTTCTACTGGAATACGCTGTTGGTTTCGGTGATCATCGTTGTGGCGGAGCTGCTGTTGGCCTCGTTCACCGGCTATCTGTTCGAAAAGATTCGATTCCGGTTCAAGGAGTTTATCTTTTCCTGCATCTTGTTCACCATGATCATTCCGTTCGAATCACGGCTGGTCCCGCTGTACCTGTTGATGGATCAATTGGGGCTTGTCGATACCCATGCTGCGGTCGTCATTCCTGCTCTCATAACGGGATTTGCGATCTTTTTCTTCAGACAGAACATGAAAGCGATACCGGACGACCTTCTCGATTCGGCGAAGATCGACGGTTGCACGATCATCGGGCGCTACCGGCACATCGTCGTGCCGCTCATCAAGCCGGCAATCGGCACCATCGCCATTTTTTCATTCATGCACTCCTGGACCGACTTCCTGTGGCCGCTCATCATCCTGAACACAACCAACAAGATGCTTCTGGAGCAGGGTCTGGCGTTCTTTTCCCAGGGCGTGGAGTTTCAGGAGGAGGGCGCGCGAATGGCGGGTGCGAGCATCGCCGTGATACCGATACTTGTGGTCTTCCTGTTCGCTCAGAAGTACTTCGTCCGGGGTATCGCGTTGACCGGGCTGAAGGCGTAAGAGCCGACGCCGGCACCGATCAGCTCATGGTCGGTCGCGAGGTCGAGGTGGCGTTCTACGCGCTCGCGGACGGAAGCCGCACCGCGCCGGTGTTCAAGCTCGTCTAGGAGAGCGGCTTCTTGATGGCTGTCTTGACCGATCAGCACCGAGCCGACGGCGCTTCATCACCATCCGTCGAATCGTGAGTTGGTAGTATGAAGCCCGGCGCACGAAACGTGTGTCCATCACGGTGGCCCACACGGCGAGGCGGCTGCCACGGCATCCATGTCGAGCACCGGCACTCCCGAATCATGCACTGTCGTCATTACATGTTCGTCAGCTCTCTGATTCGATAACCGCCGGGGGTGATCGCGACGAATGCTTGAGCCAGCACGGTCTCGTTATTGGTTCGGAGTACCTCCGCAAGCACCTCATGAACGGCATGTTGCATTGCGGGCATCATACGGAGATAGAGAACCCCTGCGCGCTTGCGCTTCAGAAAGACGATGCGACCAAAGTCGCGGTCCCGGGTGACGAACAACCGGCCCTGTTTCTGAGCCGCTTCGAGCAACTCCTCATCCACGGCTCTCGACAGGCCGATGTCAGCGGCGCGCTGAACATCGTGGCCCAAGCCAGCCAAGTGCCGGGCAGTTGAGGCGTAGACATCCTGGTCGAGCAGAAACCTCAGACGGGCGCCGCCCGCAGACGGATATCCTCTGCGCCCACCAGGGCAATCGCATAGCGGATGCAGGCATGAATGTCAGCGGCGGTCAAGTCGGGGTAGTAGTCCTGAATGATCCGGTCAAAGGGGAGATCCTGATCGACGAGTTCCAGGACATCTTGTACCGTGATTCGCGTACCGGCGACGCACGGCTTGCCGAAGTGAATCTTTGCATCAACGATGATTCTGTCCATGTCGCCTCTCTCCCGACCCGTGCCGCGCGCTTCGGTCGAAGGCTGACAACCGGTCCGCCGCTTGCCAGTATCAGCGGCGTGCGACGGACGGGTCAAGCACGCGTCGCGCAGCGCCGGGCACAGTTCGATTCGCCTCCTACTCACATCCCCCAAACCGCTACCGGCACGGCGCCGCCGCCGCGTCGCAGGTGCGCCGAGCGGCGCCGGGTGCGGGAGACCTTCTCCTCCCAGCTCCGGTTCTCCCGCCGGTCGATTACGACCAGGTGACCGGCCTCGGCCGCGCAGCGGTCCACGTAGCGCGCCGTCTGCTCCACGCCCTCGTCTACCACGCGCTCGGGCCCGTCGTGCTCGCGTACCACCTTGCACTCCACCACGAATTCCTGCACCCGGTCGGCCAGCGGCCACACGATCAGCAGGTCGACCCGGCCGCTCCCCAGCGCGTACTCCCGCTCGATGCGGCCGCCGCCGTTCACCACGCGCTGCAGGTACGCCTGCAGCAGCAACTGCGGCCACGCCTCCTCGTAGGCGAAGCGGTTGCGCCAATGCTCGGAGTGGCGGCGGAAGAAGTCCTGGAACTCCGCCATCAGCAACTCCGCGTCAAGGCTGCCGTCCGCCCTCACGTACCGCGGCGGCGACAGCTCCAGCGTCTCCTGCGCCACCCACGCGAGTTCGCGCGGCAGCACCTCGGCGTAGATCGGGTTGGCCACCCGCAGCGGCGCGTCGCGGGCCAGCAGCCCGAGGTCGCGCGCGTACCTGATGTCGCGGTCCGTGAAGGTGTGCCGGTGGGTGCCGCTCAGCATCGGCTCGATCACCCGGCGCACGCGATCCTCGCGCAGCTTGTCCGCCAGGTAGTCCAGGTGCGTCACCCGGTTCACGATCAGCTCCTCGCGCACCGCGGCGACGTCATCCGCGGTCACCGTGCGGGACCGGTCTTCGCGCAGCGTCTTGTTCTCGAAACAGACACCGTACGCCAGCGCGTTCACCAGCCAGGGCTGGCCGCGGGTCTGCGTCCATACCGCCTCCAGCGCTTCGGGCGTAAACGCTTGGCCGGTCTGCTCGGTGTGCTGGGCCAGCAGCGCCAACGTCTGCCCGCGCGTGAAGTCGCCCAGCCGCAGCGACTTCGCGGCGATGTTGAACGGGCTGCCGGCGGCACCCATGCGGTAGTCGCGCAGGTCGCGCATGCCGCACAGGACCACGCTGTGGGGGAAGCGCTCCGGGCGCGTCGGATAGCCGGCGCGAAGTTGCTGGAGCACCGACAGCAGCGAGTCGCCCACCAGCGTGTCGATCTCGTCGATCAGCAGCACCAGCGGTCCCGGTAACGCCTGCGCCCAACGAGACAGCGCTTCGCCCAGCGCCAAGTCCGGACCGACCCGCGCCAGCACGTCCGGCCAGATGTCGTCCAGAAAGCCGTCGTCCAGCGTCGCCCGCGCCCGTGATGCCAGCGCGGCGAGCACCGTGCGCATCGCCCGCTGCACGTCGTCGCGCGCGGTGCGGGCGGTCTCGAAGGTAACGTACACGCACCGGTAGCCGCGCTCGTTCAGCACTTCGGCCAGCGCCAGCAGCGCCGATGTCTTGCCGGTCTGGCGCGGCGCATGGAGCACGAAGTACCGTTCGTCTCGCACCAGTCGCAAGACTTCGTCCAGGTCGATGCGCTCAAGCGGCGGGATGCAGTAGTGCTTGTCGGGCTTGACAGGACCGGCTGTGTTGAACGAACGCATGGTTGCGACCCTCGTTGACGACGCCTTGGGAGTTGGCCCGGCGTCTTTTCGTGGAGTGTAACATGAAACACCGGCAGGCATGGCCCCGCGACCCTGCGAGCAGTCGACAATCGCTGAGCCTTGCCCGGCCTTTGTTCCCGCGGTATGTTCCTACATAGCGAGGTAGCAGGGTGAAAGCAGTCAGCATCCGCGAGCTAAAGAACAACCCGTCAGCGGCACTTCGGGAGGCGCGTGAACACCCGGTTATGGTACTCAACCGACATCGACCGGAGGCGTTGCTGGTGCATCTGGATGATGACTCGTTGCTCGCGGAGCCGGGCATCCGGCTCGCCCTCGCGGTGGCGCTGTTTCGCGAGCGCAGCCTGTCGCTGGGTCAGGCTGCGCGGTTCTCCCGCATCGGGATTGCCAAGTTCATCCAACGGGTGTCCCACCTTGGCATTCCGATCGTCGACGGCACGCCCGCCACGGTGCGTGAAGACACCCAGGCAGTCGAGGCATGGCGGAGCGGCTCGTCGCGGCCGACGCAAGTCCACTGATCGGGCTGGCCGCCGCGGGGGAATTCGATCTGCTTCGCAGGCTGTTCGGCCAGTTGACGATCACCAACACGGTGCGCGACGAGGTGTTGGCCGGCGCCGACCTGCCGGGTGCGGCGGAGTTGGCCGCAGCCATCCGTGATGGGTGGATCCAGGTCGAGCACACGCCCGCGGCGACGGGTGCATTCGCTGATCTGGACGCCGGCGAATCGAGCACGCTTACACTGGCGGCCGCTCACGTCGGTCCCTCGTTGATACTCATGGACGAGCCGCTTGGTCGATCGTATGCGGATGCTCATGGACTCGCGGTCACCGGCCTTGCTGGCGTACTGCTTGCCGCCAAGAGGGCGAGCTTGGTAACGAGCGTCAGGCCCTTGTTCGAGCGACTGGCTGCGCGGGATTTCAGACTCTCGGACCAACTCGTTCAGGCGATCCTCGAACAAGCCGGCGAAACGTGATGCAACTGTGCGCGCTACGGAGCGCGCGTCAATTCCCGGCCGGCACTCCGGGTCGGCGCTTCCGCAACAGGTGTCGTGCTAAGTGGACGCGGAGGACCTGCGGCCCGGCCGCTGTTGCCGCTGCTTCCCCTACTCCGGCGGGTTCATCTTGTGATCGCCGGGAAGTATAATCGTTCCGATGACCGAGAGATCTCAATCCGTAGTCGCCAACGCGCTTGCCCCATCGCCCCTGGAACGGGCAGAGGTCATCGACCAGGTCTATCGGAGTCTTCGCACTGAGCGGGAACGCGAGGTCGAGTCGGCCTGGGCGCGGGAGTCCGAACGACGTATCGATGCCTATCTCGCGGGTGACGCGAAGACTATCCCCTACGATCAGGTGAAGCGCGACGCCAACAGCCGTGACGGTTGAGTTCCTCCCTCAGGCAAGATGCGAGTGGATCGAAGCGATTTCCTTTTACAACGAGCAGCGCTCCGATCTCGGATACGAGTTTGCTCTTGAGGTCGACCGGACAGTGGAATGGATTCTTCAATTCCCTCATGCTTGGACTTTGATCGCGGCCCGCACTCGGCGCGCCCTCTCGACCGATTTCCCTACGGGATCCTCTACTACGTCCACGGCGACGCCATTGTCGTTACAGCGGTGATGAACCTGCGCCAGAAGCCGCGCTCCATGGATTGACCGCTCCGCGAGTCCGGCATCTTCGCCGCCTGCACTCGGGCCTGGGATGCGTGGATCTTCCGACGCGCAGTGTAGCTTGGCCGCCGCCGGCAGGTCAGGTCGGGTCACGTCAGGCCGGGTCAGGTGAGGCCGGGTCAGGTCAGGATTTGCGCCAGGAACTGCTGGGTGCGTTCGTGCCGGGGGTGTTCGAGCACCTCCTCCGGGGTGCCCATCTCCACCACCTTGCCCTCGTCGAACATCACCATGCGGTCGGCCACCTGCCGCGCGAAGCCCATCTCGTGGGTCACCACGATCATCGTCATGCCCGACTCGGCGAGCTCCACCATCACGTCGAGCACCTCCTTGATCATCTCCGGGTCGAGCGCCGAGGTGGGCTCGTCGAACATCATGATCTTGGGCTGCATCGCGAGCGCGCGGGCGATGGCCACGCGCTGCTGCTGGCCGCCGGAGAGCTGGCCGGGGTACTTGGCGGCCTGCTCCGGGATGCCCACCCGCTCCAGATACTGCATCGCGAGGGCGCCGGCGTCGTCCTTGGACAGGTGGCGCACCAGGATCGGGGCGAGCGTGATGTTGTCGATCACCGTCAGGTGCGGGAACAGGTTGAACGACTGGAACACCATGCCGATCTCGCTGCGGATGGCATCGATGTTGCGGATGTCGGCGGACAGCTCGATGCCGTCCACGATGATGTCGCCGCGCTGGTGCTCCTCGAGCCGGTTGAGGGTGCGGATGAAGGTGGACTTACCCGATCCCGACGGGCCGAAGATCACCATCTTTTCGCCCTCGTAGATCTGCATCGAGATGCCGCGCAGCACGTGGAAATCCCCGAACCACTTGTGCAGCTCGCGCACCACGATGATGCCGTTGCGCTCCTTCGCCACTATCCCACCCCCTTGCTCATCGACTTCTCGATGGCGCGGCTGACGCTGGTCATGGCGTAGGTGAACACCCAGTACACCGCGGCCACGAACACGAACATTTCGATCTCGGCGTTGAACCACATGCGGCGCCCGGACAGGATGGCGTTGGCGGTGCCGAGGAAGTCGAGCAGCCCGAGCAGCGAGATTACCGCGGTGTCCTTGAACAGAATGATGAACTGCCCGACGATCGCCGGCAGCACGTTGCGCAGCGCCTGCGGCAGCACGATGCGCGCCGTGATGTGGTGCACCTTCATGCCGAGCGCGCGCGCCGCCTCCAGTTGGCCGGAGGGCACCGACTGCAGGCCGCCGCGGATGTTCTCCGCCATGTACGCCGAGTTGTTCAGGATCAGCGCGATCAGCCCGCGCGTGAGCCGGTCCATGTCCATCCAGTCGGGCAGCAGCAGCGGCAGCAGCACCTGGGTGACGAACAGCAGCGCCAGAATCGGCGTGCCGCGCAGCACCTCAATGTACACGATGCACGCCACCCGCACGAACGCCATCGAGCTG harbors:
- a CDS encoding amino acid ABC transporter ATP-binding protein, which codes for MIVVRELHKWFGDFHVLRGISMQIYEGEKMVIFGPSGSGKSTFIRTLNRLEEHQRGDIIVDGIELSADIRNIDAIRSEIGMVFQSFNLFPHLTVIDNITLAPILVRHLSKDDAGALAMQYLERVGIPEQAAKYPGQLSGGQQQRVAIARALAMQPKIMMFDEPTSALDPEMIKEVLDVMVELAESGMTMIVVTHEMGFARQVADRMVMFDEGKVVEMGTPEEVLEHPRHERTQQFLAQILT